In Xiphophorus maculatus strain JP 163 A chromosome 18, X_maculatus-5.0-male, whole genome shotgun sequence, a single genomic region encodes these proteins:
- the LOC111611978 gene encoding uncharacterized protein LOC111611978, whose product MLHQEEWRPVDVWYRYWNMNLAAAVCAELDCGSAVSARNSKEASERPVWVLQSDCFQSGSALKNCLPSDVNSDQSHEIICSGLLVEPLIFLSSSTDGVSTGRKQGSELLIGSHFSIICSIRPQYEGGSFQLIFSTSNYTQNQTLPAVNHSALFLFSAAGHAHQGTYRCVYHVYVFSYNFSSISQPLNLTVSVSASPTALIIRLVVVLLGMLGSVLVLYFKARRNQKSGPENNHHDEGSRAEGSLEEETAV is encoded by the exons ATGTTACATCAAGAAGAGTGGAGACCAGTGGATGTTTGGTATCGTTACTGGAACATGAACttagctgctgcagtttgtgctgaactggactgtggttctgctgtttcagcaagaaattcAAAGGAAGCTTCAGAGAGACCAGTTTGGGTGCTCCAGTCTGACTGTTTCCAGTCAGGATCTGCATTAAAGAACTGTTTACCTTCTGATGTAAACAGTGATCAGAGCCATGAGATCATCTGCTCAG GTCTGCTGGTTGAGCCGctcatcttcctctcttcctccactGACGGGGTCTCCACAGGCAGAAAGCAGGGGTCTGAGCTCCTCATTGGCTCACATTTCAGCATCATCTGCTCCATCAGACCTCAGTATGAAGGCGGCTCCTTCCAGCTCATCTTCAGCACCTCTAACTACACTCAGAACCAGACCCTGCCAGCTGTTAATCACTCCGCCCTCTTCCTGttctctgctgctggccacgcccaccaaggAACCTACCGCTGCGTTTACCACGTCTACGTTTTCTCCTATAACTTCTCCTCTATCAGCCAGCCTCTCAACCTCACTGTCTCAG TTTCAGCCTCTCCCACTGCTTTGATCATCAGACTGGTTGTCGTCCTGCTGGGTATGCTGGGATCAGTCCTGGTCCTCTACTTTAAG GCCAGGAGAAACCAGAAGTCTGGACCAGAAAACAACCATCATGATGAAGGATCCAGAGCTGAAGGCAGCTTAGAGGAGGAGACTGCAGTCTGA